The Candidatus Acidiferrales bacterium region CCCCGTGCTGCCCAGGTCGTCAGGCGTTGCCACACTGAGCGCGGCGATAAGGTTTCCGGCGGAGCCACCGGTCGAGGAGCGTTGCAGGCGCAGGCCGATGGTTTGCACTAACCACTGCGCCTGACGGAACAGTGCCCTGCACTTTGACCAAAACCATGTAGTTTTGGAATAGCTCGCAGTGGGAGCCCCGGAGGGGCGGAATCAGCGGGGTACGGCGTGGCTTTCACGAACGCTCTCTACAGCCCTCAAGTTTGCCTGAACAGAGGATGGAAGCCCATGAATGTTGCGCAACTGCTGTGGATGAGCCGACCTACCAACTTCCGGGTTTACCGGGGGCCTTTTGTCTTCGGCGGCAAAAACTTTTTCGGAATCTTGGCAATGACGGTGTAATTCGGGTCCACCACTTCAGCGACGTCGGTGACGCTGACTTTCGAAAGAAGCTCATAAGCGTCCAATTCGGAAAGGCCGTATTCGCGGTGGAGCCAGGCAATCAGCTCCGTGTAGGCGATGCGCAGAGCATCCTCGAGCGGGCGATAGCTGCCCACCGCCATCAAATAATCGGCATCTTCCATGCGCGGCCAGGCTAGCTTCTGGCCTTTGATGACGTCCACCTGGATTTTGACTTTCATGCCGACTTCGATGGCCGTGCCGGCGATTTCCCCCTCGCCCTGCGCGGCGTGCCCATCGCCGAGATAGAGCAGAGCGCCTTTTACGTTGACGGGCAGATAGACGGTCGTGCCCTTGCGGACAGGCGGAGCATCCATATTGCCGCCCCACTCGCCCGGGGTGATCGTGCTTCGTGCTTCCCCATCGGCGGGCGCCACCCCCAGGCAGCCCAGGAAGGGCGCGAGCGGAATCTTGACCGTGAAGTCGGAATCCTTCGCGCGAAACTCGGCCACACCCTTCTCTTTGTCAATGGGATAAAGCCAGTAGCGAGCTGGCGCGCTCGGGCCAAGCATGGGCGTGTACTTGGAACTGGTCAGAATGCCGAAGCCGGGAAAGATTCCGCCGACACCCACATCGCTTGAGACTTCAAGATCCAGAATGGTCACTGCCAGAGCGTCACCCGGTTCGGCGCCCTCCACGTAGAAGGGACCAGTTTGGGGATTGGGGCGGAGCGGTTCCCATCCGCTCTTGGGATCCTTGACGTTTTCAAATTGATCGGCCGCCTCGGTTTCCACGATGTCGCCCGGCCGAACCCGCAAGACCGGATCAGCCGTGGCGAAGACATATTTCAACTCTGACTTTTTGGGGACGTAGCGGAGGGTTTCCGCCGACACGACCGGTGTGATGGTCGCGAGGAGGGCAACCAGGGCAGCGAAAGCGATTGAGTGTGTCATGTTCAGCTCCTTCAGTCCCGAGCCCTCGGGAGAATCCTATGTTCAGACCCGCCAGAAACGGTGATTGGTCCCAAGCTGGTGAAACAGATCGTGGGACCATGGCGGGTGGAGATTGTAGCGCAGCCGGGCACACCCGCACCGCTCATTTGGTAGGCGGCGGCGCTTGACGCACTCGGCTAGCGGCTCGATAATTCCTGTCGGGATGGGCTTCATCCTCTTCTGACTGGACAGAATACCGATGTTCGAACCGCGTCTGACACATTCGGCTCTCCTGACCGACCTCTACCAGCTCACCATGGCGGCCGCCTATGTGCAGACGGGCGTCGCCGAACGCGCCACCTTTGAGCTTTTCGTTCGAGCCCTTCCTCCGAACCGGTCGTTTCTGCTGGCGGCCGGGCTCGAGACGGCTCTCGATTACCTGGAGAACTTGCGCTTTACCGCCGAGGAAGTCACCTATCTCCGCTGCCACCCGGCCTTTCGTCATGTCGGCAGCAGGTTTTTCGAATATCTCGAGAAGTTTCGTTTCACCGGTGACGTCTGGGCCGTACCGGAGGGCACGGTCATATGGGCGGAAGAACCCGTTGTGCGCGTGACGGCGCCGATCGCCGAGGCACAGATCGTCGAAACCTATTTGCTTGCCACGATCAATTTTCAGATGCTCGTCGCCACCAAAGCGGCCCGGGTGGTGCAAGCGGCCCGGGGACGCGGCATCATTGAGTTTGGCACTCGCCGCGCCCATGGGCCGGAGTCGGGCGTTCTGGCTGCCCGCGCCGCCTATATCGGCGGGTGTATCGGGACCTCCAACGTGCTCGCCGGCTACTGGTTCGGCATCCCCACCTACGGCACGCTGGCCCATTCCTGGATTATGGCCTTTGAGGATGAGCTCGAAAGTTTTCGCCGCTTCCTGGAGGTATTCCCGGACCACGCCATCCTGTTGCTCGATACGTATGATCCGATGGCCGCCCTCGAAAAAATGATTGCCTCACGGCTAAGGCCCCTGGGGGTGCGGCTTGACAGCGGGAACCTGCTGGAGAAAAGCCGCCAGGTTCGAAAGAAGCTGGACGCCGCCGGGATGAAGGACGTGCGCATCTTTGCCACCGGCGACCTGAACGAATATTTGATTGCTGAAGTGGTGGCTCAGGGGGCGCCGATTAACATGTTCGGGGTGGGAACCGAGCTGGCCACGTCCAAGGACGCGCCCACCCTCGGCGCCATCTACAAGCTGGTTGAGGTGGAGCGGGACGGCCGCGCCTTCCCGTGCGCCAAATTCAGCGAAGAGAAGGTGACCTATCCAGGCAAAAAGCAGATCTTCCGGTTTTCGTCGCCCGATGGATTCTATCATCACGACGTGGTCGGTTGCGCCGAGGAGAGTTTTCCGGGCGCGCTTCGCCTGGTGGAACCGGTGATGCGGGAAGGCCGAAGAGTGCGACCGTCGCCCGCGCTCGCCGATGTGCGGGCGCTCGCCTCCGCCAACCTCGGCCATTTGCACGAGCGCTATCGCCAGGTCGCCGCCGTCGAGCATTTTCCCGTCGAATACAGCGCGTCGCTCCATCAATTGCTGGAGGTGGTGCGACAGCAACACTCGCCTGCTCCGCTGCCTTATGCTGCAGGGCCGGGTGGAAAGAAATCCTGAACATGGCCGCAAAAGAACCCAAGCCTGTCTTTTGGGATGTGGATACGCAGGCCGACTTCATGCTGGCCGGCGGCCGGCTTTACGTGCCGCACGCGGAAACGATTATTCCGAACCTGAAGCGGCTGGTGGAGTTCGCTCGCGCGCAGAAACTGTTGATCGTCTCCTCGGCCGACGCGCACCAAACGAACGACGAGGAATTTCAACAATGGCCGCCGCATTGTCTGGTAGGCACCCCCGGCCAGCAGAAAATTCCGGAGACCGTTGCCGAACGGCGCTTTGTGATTCCCAATCTGCCGGGCTCGGCGCTGCCTTTCACTTTTGATGGATACGAACAAATTGTGTTGGAAAAGCAAAAACTCGATGTGTTCACCAACCCGAACATCGAAACGGTTCTCTCGCTCCTCGGGAAACGGCCGGTGACCCTGTTCGGGGTGGTGACGGAATATTGCGTCGCCTGTGCGGCTCGCGGGTTGTTGGAGCGCGGCTACCCCGTTCACATCGTGACGGATGCCATGAAGACCCTCAACGAGCCGGCCGGGCGGGCGACGATTGAATCCTTGGTCGCAAGCGGCGCGACGCTGACGGACACGAATTCCGTGTTGAAAGACGCCGCGTATCGCGCCGAACGGGCCTAGTGCCCTCTACGAGATGGTTCCCATGGGCAGAAGCCTGTGGGCCGAACGTGAGCGCAATGTTGTTTCTCCCGTTCAGCCCAGCGGCTTCTGCCGCTGGGCTGAACACAGTAAGTTGGAACGGCGCAATGGTTCGGACGGATTCCGGTACATCGCCGCTCCCGAGTCCCGAAGCATCCGGATCGGGACGAGGTGAGCCATGATCATTGCATCGCAGCTTAAACCCGGAATGGCCGTCCGCGTCGAAGGCCAGATCTACCGCGTGCTGGGAGCGGAATTCCACGCTGGCGGCGGCCAGCAGGTGGGCGTCGTCAAGACCAAGCTGCGCAACGCTCTCACCGGCACGATGTGGGAGCCGCGCTTCAGGCCGGATGAGAAGCTGGAAGACCTGGCGCTCGAGCGAAGGACGATGCAGTTCCTCTACCGCGACCTGGAAAATTGCTACTTCATGAATCCGTTCACCTATGACCAGGTCGAAGTCTCCCGCGCCGCGCTCGGGCCGGTGGAGAAATTCTTAAAGGAAGAGATGCAGATTCCCGTGGATTTTTTTGAAGGCCGGCCGATCGGCGTGGTTCTGCCGCCGGTGATGGAGGTGCGGGTGACCGCAACCGGCCCTGCCGTCCACTCCCAACAGGACAGCACGTGGAAGGAGGCGGTCCTCGAGAATCAGATGCAGGTCATGGTGCCGCTTTTTATCGAGACGGGAGAGACCATTCGCGTCGAAGCGGAAACTGGCCGGTACGTCGAGCGCGTGCGGGCGGAAAAGAAACGGTTTTGAAAGGTAAGGAGCTTCGCTCGTAAGGAATCAATCGTCGCGTTTGCCCACCCACCGGCAGCGGAATGCTCCGGCGCGAACGTTGGTCATGATTTTCTCGACGACGCCGTCCAGCGCGTCGAGCGAGAATTGCTCACCTTCGTAGTAGAGGGCCGGCGGGCTTCCAAAGGGTTCGGCCCAGACCTCAAAGATTCCCCCGCCGGTGGATACCTCCAGGAAATCTCCCTGCCGCAGGCGCTTCTTGATCTCTTCCCCGGTCCAATCCATGAATCCCCCTCCGCTCAGCGCACCAGTCGAGCCGCTGCTTGCAAGAGTGAAGTCGTTATTCTATCCAGAAGCGCATGCACCGGGGCAATCAAAAAATAGGCGGCCACGGCGAGGGCTACGGTTGCGGCTCGAGTGGCCAGGGGCCCGCGCTTTTCGAAAAAGAACCCGGCTTCGTGCAATGCGCGTGTGTCTGCCGGCTTGCGTAGCAGGGCGAATCGCACGCGAGCTTCACCGGGCAGCCGCAAACTCCACAGCCCGAAGATGATATAGAGCGGCCAATCCGGCACGGGCAGAAATGCCCCGTAACCTCGCAGCAGGGAGAGGCTGAGCAAAGCGAGCAGGAATGTTTCTGTCTCCCGGCCCGGGTTGAGCCGGCGCGTGCGAACCCGGTCGAGCCATCCCCGCCGCATCATCGCCCAATGCGCCGCCGCCGTCGCCAACCGCACCAGCAGGATGGTCGCCAGCACGGGAAGAAAGAAAAAGAACAGCCAGTGAATGATTTCTCGCAGGAGGCGCACGGCGGCGCAAATGATAGCTGAGGCAAGCTCGGCTCACAAGCAACCGGGCCGAGCCGGGCTGTATTTGCTGGGCGACTGTGCTAAGATTTGGGCCTCGCACGGCGCATCCCAGTCTTCCTGCCGTGCTGATTCCTGCCCCGATCCTCCCGAAATTTCGGGAAGGGCGTGTACCTCGCCAGGTTTCAAGAGGATGGGGGCCTGCCTCTCGCCATGCCAACCGCCACGATGCAAGCGATCCGGAAGGCGCAGCCGGCCCGAGGAGCCGAGTGGAAGCAGGTGGACGTCCCGGGCATCGGCCCCCAGGATGTGCTGGTGCGGGTTGAGGTCGCTTCCATCTGCGGCACCGACGTCCACATCTACAACTGGGACGCCTGGTCGCAAGCGCGCATCCGGCCGCCGCTCACCTTCGGCCATGAATTCTGCGGCATTGTCGAGAAAGTCGGCAGCGAGGTGACTTCCATCAAGCCCGGCGATTTCGTCTCCGCGGAAATGCACGTCACCTGCGGCCGTTGCCTCCAGTGTCGCACCGGCCAGGCACACGTTTGCCAAAACCTGAAAATTATCGGCATTGACGCTGACGGTTGCTTTGCCGAATTTGTCCGGATCCCGGAACGCAATATCTGGAGGCTGGACGAGAAAGTTCCCCGCGAATACGCCGCCATTCTGGATCCCCTGGGCAATGCCGTGCACACGGTCCTCTCCGGCGAGATAGCCGGGCAGAAC contains the following coding sequences:
- a CDS encoding isochorismatase family cysteine hydrolase, with translation MAAKEPKPVFWDVDTQADFMLAGGRLYVPHAETIIPNLKRLVEFARAQKLLIVSSADAHQTNDEEFQQWPPHCLVGTPGQQKIPETVAERRFVIPNLPGSALPFTFDGYEQIVLEKQKLDVFTNPNIETVLSLLGKRPVTLFGVVTEYCVACAARGLLERGYPVHIVTDAMKTLNEPAGRATIESLVASGATLTDTNSVLKDAAYRAERA
- a CDS encoding nicotinate phosphoribosyltransferase: MFEPRLTHSALLTDLYQLTMAAAYVQTGVAERATFELFVRALPPNRSFLLAAGLETALDYLENLRFTAEEVTYLRCHPAFRHVGSRFFEYLEKFRFTGDVWAVPEGTVIWAEEPVVRVTAPIAEAQIVETYLLATINFQMLVATKAARVVQAARGRGIIEFGTRRAHGPESGVLAARAAYIGGCIGTSNVLAGYWFGIPTYGTLAHSWIMAFEDELESFRRFLEVFPDHAILLLDTYDPMAALEKMIASRLRPLGVRLDSGNLLEKSRQVRKKLDAAGMKDVRIFATGDLNEYLIAEVVAQGAPINMFGVGTELATSKDAPTLGAIYKLVEVERDGRAFPCAKFSEEKVTYPGKKQIFRFSSPDGFYHHDVVGCAEESFPGALRLVEPVMREGRRVRPSPALADVRALASANLGHLHERYRQVAAVEHFPVEYSASLHQLLEVVRQQHSPAPLPYAAGPGGKKS
- a CDS encoding acetamidase/formamidase family protein; translation: MTHSIAFAALVALLATITPVVSAETLRYVPKKSELKYVFATADPVLRVRPGDIVETEAADQFENVKDPKSGWEPLRPNPQTGPFYVEGAEPGDALAVTILDLEVSSDVGVGGIFPGFGILTSSKYTPMLGPSAPARYWLYPIDKEKGVAEFRAKDSDFTVKIPLAPFLGCLGVAPADGEARSTITPGEWGGNMDAPPVRKGTTVYLPVNVKGALLYLGDGHAAQGEGEIAGTAIEVGMKVKIQVDVIKGQKLAWPRMEDADYLMAVGSYRPLEDALRIAYTELIAWLHREYGLSELDAYELLSKVSVTDVAEVVDPNYTVIAKIPKKFLPPKTKGPR
- a CDS encoding elongation factor P, whose protein sequence is MIIASQLKPGMAVRVEGQIYRVLGAEFHAGGGQQVGVVKTKLRNALTGTMWEPRFRPDEKLEDLALERRTMQFLYRDLENCYFMNPFTYDQVEVSRAALGPVEKFLKEEMQIPVDFFEGRPIGVVLPPVMEVRVTATGPAVHSQQDSTWKEAVLENQMQVMVPLFIETGETIRVEAETGRYVERVRAEKKRF